The genomic segment GTGCCTATTCAAGGGCCGCGAGTCTATGCGGACACCCATGCTTTGTCGCAATGGCCGTTGTGCTTTCGGCTTTCAGCCCGAAGGGCTGGGACGGGCCCACCCGGTGCGGTGCCCCGGGGCTAAGTTGTCCCAGCCCTTCGGGCTGAAGATTGTAGGCGATCTACACAACTGCCAACTGACGTCGACAAAGTATGGACACCTTACTTTAGCAGATCGGCGCTCGGCCGCGAATCAGTCGCCGAAGGGCCTCCGGCCGGCGCCCCGGATCGCCGCCACGACACCCAGCACCACGCTCCCGAGAACGATCGCCGCCGCGAGCCACCGGCCGTCTTCCGGTCCTTCCTCTTTCGCCGCGGTGGGGGTGTTCGGTTCCTGTTGCGTTGTCGGCAGGGGCGCCGGTTCGGGCCAGTTGGCCGCTTCCGTGGGCGCGAGCGGCTTCACGTCGCGTTCGAGGAGAACGTTTCCTTCGGGCTGTTTCCGCAGTTCGAACGCATCGTACACATCGCCCCGCGCGGTCCGGGCTTCGTAAGTGAGGAGCCCGCCGTCGATCCGGATGAGCTGATACAACTGCACGTTCGCGAAGCTCCGTTTGGCCCAGGAGAGCTTGTCCAGCGCGTACATTTTCGAACCGCTCACCGAAACCGCGTACACCGTACCACGAGTGGGGCGGAGCGGGTCTCCGCTCAGCAGGTTGTCCTCGCGCATCAGTCCGCTGCGCCCGTAGGTGTGGTCGTGGCCCTGCAAGACGAGATCGACCCCGTGCTTGTCGAACAGCGGGCGCCACGCTTGCCGGACGGCCTTGTTGTCGCGCCCGGGGGACGTGGAATAGATCGGGTGGTGGAACGTGACGACGGTCCACCGGATGCTGGTCGGGCGCGATTCCAGAACCTTGTCCAACCACGGCGTTTGCTCGGCGATCTTTTCGTTCGAGTTGAGAACGACGATCCGGGTGCCCTGGTAGTCGAAGGAGTAGCACGTCTCTTCCAACCCCGGCGGGCCGTTTTCGAAAAGCGTGAACTGGGGGCGCCAGTGCGCGACCAGTTTGCCCGCGAACTCGTGGTTGCCGGGCGTGGGAACCGATGGCACCGTCCCGTTGATCCAACCGGCGGCCTGGTGCCACTCGTTCCATTCCGCGTCGCTGGTGCCGTTGTTCACCAGGTCGCCGGCGTGGACCATGAACCGCGCCTTCGGCATGTCGGAGTACGCCCCCCGCACCACCCGCGACCACAGCGACTTGATCCCGTTCTGGGCGTCGCCGAAGTAGAGGAACCCGAACGGCTCGGGCGTTGTGGCGGCCGTGTCGAACTGGAACCACTCGCTCCACGTGGCCCCGTTCCCGACGCGGTACATGTACCGGGTGCCGGGCCGTAAGCGCTCAAAGTTGACGCTGTGGTAGTGGGCCTCGTTGATCGCCGTCTTCAGCGTTTCGGTCCGGGCGGCGAAGGTGCCGACTTTCTTCGCGTCGAAGCCGTTCCCGCCCGCTTCGACGCCGGGGCCGGGATCGGCCGGCGCGATCTGCGCGACCGCCGCTTTCACGGTCGTGTCGGTCCGCCACGTCACCGCCTGGGTCGTGGTCGGATCGCTCTTCCAGGTGAGGACGATGCGGTCCGGGGTCGGCGTGGGCTTCGCGGCCTCGCGCGACTTTTTCTGCTCCGGAGTCTCGACGGCGGGTGCCGGAGTTCCGGTGCGGGAGAGCGATTCCTCGGACGATCGCATGGTGACAATCAGAACGATCAGCATCGTAAGGGCCGCGACAGCGAGGGCCGCGGCCTGGGCCTGGAGACGGGTCATCGTGTGTGCGTCCGCGTGGGATCGTGTCGGGGGTGGAATCAATCATCCGGTCTGGGGGCGGGCCGTCTACAGACCGAGCGGAGAAGATTCCGAGAAAGCAGGGTTAGGAGCCGCGGAAGTGTCCATGTCGCGAAACGGTTTGTAGAGGAGTTCGACCCGGGTTATTGTTTCCAGAGTGTCCCGTTCGATTCCTCCCCGCTGCCCGGAGGTTCCTCTCATGTCTCGCGTTACCCGCCGCAGGTTCCTTCAGAGTTCGCTCGCCGCCGCTGGCAGCGTCACCATCGGCGGCACGAAGTCGTCCGCCCGCGTGCTGGGCGCGAACGACCGCGTGCGCATCGCGGTCGCCGGGTTGAACGGCCGCGGCGGCGATCACGTCAGTGCGTACAAGGGCATGAAGAACGTCGAGATCGCCTACCTCGTGGACCCGCACAAGAAGACGTACCAGAAGCACCTCGACGCGCTCGCGAAGAAGGGGTTGCCCGCCCCGGTGTGCCTGACCGACGTCCGCACGGCCCTGGACGACAAGGAGCTGAACGCCGTCTCCATCGCCACGCCGAACCACTGGCATTCGCTCATGACGATCTGGGCGTGCGAGGCGGGCAAGGACGTGTACGTCGAGAAGCCGTGTTCGCACAACATCCACGAGGGCCGGATCGCGGTGGAGATGGCCCGCAAGCACAAGCGGGTCGTTCAGCACGGTACGCAGAACCGGAGCGCGCAGGTGTGGGCCGATCTCGCCGCACTGGCCACGTCCGGCAAGCTCGGCAAACTGCTCGTGTCGCGCGGCCTGTGCTACAAGGACGGCGGCACCGGCGGAAGCACCCGGGGCGACATCGGGACCAGGCCCGCGAAAACGCCGCCCGCGGAACTCGACTTCAACATCTGGCTCGGGCCGGCGCCGGAGCAAGCGTACCACGAGAACCTCGTTCACTACCGCTGGCACTGGTTCTGGGACTTCGGGAGCGGCGACATCGGGAACCAGGGCGTTCACGAGATGGACAAGGCCCGCTGGCTCATCCCCGGCGCGGCGTGGCCGAAGTCGGTCATCAGCTTCGGCGGCCGGTACGCGAACAACGACCAGGGGCAAACGCCGAACGCCCTGGTCAGCATCTACGACTACGGCGACACGCAACTGATCTTCGAGACCCGGGGCTTGAAGTCCAAGGGGTTCCGCAACCAGACGGTCGGGAACATCTTGCATTTTGAAGAGGGCGTCGTTGCCGGCGGCCTGTTTTATCCGAAGGGCAAGGACAGAAGCGAGGTGGTGCCGCACGTCGCGTCCGACGTGCAACTCAGTGGCGACCACTTCAGCAACTTCATCCAGTGCGTCCGCAGCCGCGACTTGACGAAACTGCACGCGGACATCGAAGTCGGCCACATCTCCAGTGGGCTGTGCCACCTGGGCAACATCAGCTACCGGCTCGGGAAGGAGTCGGATTACGACCCGAAACTCGGCAAGGTGGCGGGCAACGAGTTCGCGACCGAAGCCCTGGAGCGGATGGCCGAACACCTCAAGGACAGCGGCATCAAGTTCGACGGCAAGAACTTCCGCGCCGGGCGCAAGGTCGATTTCGACGGCAAGACCGAGCGGTTCGTCAACGACACCGACGCTGATGCGCTCCTGACCCGCGCGTATCGCAAACCGTTTGCGGTGCCGGACAAGGTGTAATGACCGTTGGCGGAAAGAGCGGCGTGTGAGGTCTTGATCGAAGCCATCACGCGAGGCGCGATGGCTACGATGAAAGACCTGCTCGGCTTCTGGCGCACTCGTTACGCCACCGTACTCGCGCGATGTGATCCGCCTCGTACCTTCGCCTCCTATCGTACTGTTCAACTGTTACCCCCGTAACACCTCGTCGCTCCCTTTGTGACGACTGGTACACCCTTCGATCCTGTGTGGTGGCATCTCATGCTTCCTCTTCTCCTGCTACTCACTCCGTGTGCCGAACCGCCGGTGGCGGCGGACCTCGTCGTTCACAACGGCAAAGTGTGGACCGGAGACGCCCACCAGCCCGAAGCGCAAGCGGTCGCGGTGTGGCGCGATCGGATCTTCAAGGTCGGCACCGATGCCGAAGTGAAGACCCTTGTCGGGCGCGACACGAAGCTCATCGACCTGAAGGGCGGCCGGCTCGTACCCGGCTTCTACGACAGTCATGTCCACTTCCTGAGCGGCGGCCGATCGCTCTCCAGCGTCGATCTGAAGGACGCGAAGGACGAGGCCGAGTTCGGCAAGCGGCTCGGCGCGTTCGACCAGAACACCTCGCGTGACCGGTGGATCGTGGGCGGCCTGTGGGACCACGACCGCACGTTCGGGGGCGCCCTTCCGACCGCCGCAACCGTTGACAAGTTCGTGAAGGACCGGCCGGTCTTTATCCGCCGCTACGACGGGCACATGGGCCTCGCCAACTCGGCGGCGCTGAAACTCGCCGGTGTCACGGCCGACACCCCGGACCCACCGGGCGGAGTGATCTATCGTCTGGCAGATGGCAAGACCCCGTCCGGCGTCCTCAAAGACAACGCGATCGCGCTCGTGGACCGGCACATCCCCGAACCGACCGACGAGGAGATCCTCGAGGGCGTCCTCGCGGCCCTGAAGGCCGCGGCGGCGCTGGGTGTTACAAGCGTTCAGGACCTCGACGGCAACGGACCGGAAACGCGGCGCAAACTGTTCCGCACTTACCAGCGGCTGGCGCGGGACGGGAAGCTGACGTGCCGCATCGACCTCCGGTGGCCGATCGCCCTTTACAAGGACCTGTCCAACACCGGCGCGGCGGCCGATTTCGGCAGCGACTTCGTTCGCATCGGCGGCGTGAAGGGCTTCATGGACGGCTCGCTCGGCAGCAGCACCGCGAAGATGTTCGACCCCTACACCAGCGACGCGAAGAACACCGGCGTGTACGTGACGCCGACCAAGCTGATGCAGAGTTACGTCCGCGGGGCGGATGCGGACGGGCTGAACGTGTGCGTCCACGCGATCGGTGATCAGGCGAACGCGGTGCTGCTCGATATCTTCGCGGAGGTGGCGAAGCAGAACGGCGCCCGGGACCGGCGGTTCCGCATCGAACACGCCCAGCATGTGCGCCCGGAGGACTACAAGCGGTTCGCGGAGTTGGGCGTCATCGCGTCCATGCAGCCGTACCACGTCATCGACGACGGGCGCTGGGCCGAGGGGCGCATCGGGGCCAAGCGGTGCGCGAGTTCCTATGCGTACCGCTCGCTCCTCGACGCCGGTGCGAAACTCGCCTTCGGCTCGGACTGGCCGGTGGCGCCGCTCGATCCACTGCCGGGCATCGACGCCGCGGTCAACCGCCGCCCGCTCGACGGCGGGCACCCGGACGGCTGGTTCCCGGAGCAGCGCATCACCGTCGCGGAAGCGGTGCGTGCGTACACGCTCGGCAGCGCGTTCGCGGGGTTTCAGGAGAAGGACCGCGGCACCATCACGGTCGGCAAGCTGGCCGATTTCGTGCTGCTCTCCCGCGACATCTTCGCGGCGGCTGAGAAGGAC from the Frigoriglobus tundricola genome contains:
- a CDS encoding amidohydrolase; amino-acid sequence: MLPLLLLLTPCAEPPVAADLVVHNGKVWTGDAHQPEAQAVAVWRDRIFKVGTDAEVKTLVGRDTKLIDLKGGRLVPGFYDSHVHFLSGGRSLSSVDLKDAKDEAEFGKRLGAFDQNTSRDRWIVGGLWDHDRTFGGALPTAATVDKFVKDRPVFIRRYDGHMGLANSAALKLAGVTADTPDPPGGVIYRLADGKTPSGVLKDNAIALVDRHIPEPTDEEILEGVLAALKAAAALGVTSVQDLDGNGPETRRKLFRTYQRLARDGKLTCRIDLRWPIALYKDLSNTGAAADFGSDFVRIGGVKGFMDGSLGSSTAKMFDPYTSDAKNTGVYVTPTKLMQSYVRGADADGLNVCVHAIGDQANAVLLDIFAEVAKQNGARDRRFRIEHAQHVRPEDYKRFAELGVIASMQPYHVIDDGRWAEGRIGAKRCASSYAYRSLLDAGAKLAFGSDWPVAPLDPLPGIDAAVNRRPLDGGHPDGWFPEQRITVAEAVRAYTLGSAFAGFQEKDRGTITVGKLADFVLLSRDIFAAAEKDRIADTKVTMTVVSGKVVFERK
- a CDS encoding purple acid phosphatase family protein, which codes for MTRLQAQAAALAVAALTMLIVLIVTMRSSEESLSRTGTPAPAVETPEQKKSREAAKPTPTPDRIVLTWKSDPTTTQAVTWRTDTTVKAAVAQIAPADPGPGVEAGGNGFDAKKVGTFAARTETLKTAINEAHYHSVNFERLRPGTRYMYRVGNGATWSEWFQFDTAATTPEPFGFLYFGDAQNGIKSLWSRVVRGAYSDMPKARFMVHAGDLVNNGTSDAEWNEWHQAAGWINGTVPSVPTPGNHEFAGKLVAHWRPQFTLFENGPPGLEETCYSFDYQGTRIVVLNSNEKIAEQTPWLDKVLESRPTSIRWTVVTFHHPIYSTSPGRDNKAVRQAWRPLFDKHGVDLVLQGHDHTYGRSGLMREDNLLSGDPLRPTRGTVYAVSVSGSKMYALDKLSWAKRSFANVQLYQLIRIDGGLLTYEARTARGDVYDAFELRKQPEGNVLLERDVKPLAPTEAANWPEPAPLPTTQQEPNTPTAAKEEGPEDGRWLAAAIVLGSVVLGVVAAIRGAGRRPFGD
- a CDS encoding Gfo/Idh/MocA family protein, coding for MSRVTRRRFLQSSLAAAGSVTIGGTKSSARVLGANDRVRIAVAGLNGRGGDHVSAYKGMKNVEIAYLVDPHKKTYQKHLDALAKKGLPAPVCLTDVRTALDDKELNAVSIATPNHWHSLMTIWACEAGKDVYVEKPCSHNIHEGRIAVEMARKHKRVVQHGTQNRSAQVWADLAALATSGKLGKLLVSRGLCYKDGGTGGSTRGDIGTRPAKTPPAELDFNIWLGPAPEQAYHENLVHYRWHWFWDFGSGDIGNQGVHEMDKARWLIPGAAWPKSVISFGGRYANNDQGQTPNALVSIYDYGDTQLIFETRGLKSKGFRNQTVGNILHFEEGVVAGGLFYPKGKDRSEVVPHVASDVQLSGDHFSNFIQCVRSRDLTKLHADIEVGHISSGLCHLGNISYRLGKESDYDPKLGKVAGNEFATEALERMAEHLKDSGIKFDGKNFRAGRKVDFDGKTERFVNDTDADALLTRAYRKPFAVPDKV